The following proteins come from a genomic window of Hymenobacter canadensis:
- a CDS encoding ferritin-like domain-containing protein translates to MNFFHILSEIEKTDPEVFERFDSRRQVFKHMTGFGKKMTAAALPLAMGAIFNKAYGQTTSAPGVNDVLNFALKLEYLEAYFYNIGLSGDGTIGNNTTTAAQTALRAQFSATNLSSLLKIRTDENNHVNFLRTALGADAIAAPAVSQFDFTGGKGTNAGPFAGLFSNAALFLAVAQSLEDTGVRAYKGGAPYLASNKDVLTAALNIHSVEARHASRLRTMRRGGPMNDNASATAGAGTGASPKSWISGQDGGGASPAQTAPIYAAGSAPAYTPAGITFPAEDNVTQGATGAAAGVNLQTALASLSFPAAAFSEAFDEPLDVPTVSTIARTFTITGSTIF, encoded by the coding sequence ATGAATTTCTTCCATATCCTTTCCGAAATCGAAAAAACAGACCCAGAGGTCTTCGAACGTTTCGATTCGCGCCGCCAAGTGTTCAAGCACATGACCGGCTTCGGCAAAAAGATGACGGCTGCCGCCTTGCCACTGGCAATGGGTGCCATCTTCAACAAAGCGTACGGCCAGACGACCAGCGCGCCCGGTGTTAACGATGTTCTCAACTTCGCTCTGAAGCTGGAATATCTGGAAGCCTACTTCTACAACATCGGCCTGTCGGGCGACGGCACCATCGGCAACAACACGACTACCGCTGCCCAGACCGCTCTGCGGGCTCAGTTTAGCGCTACCAACCTGTCGTCGCTGCTCAAGATTCGTACCGATGAAAACAACCACGTAAACTTCCTGCGTACGGCACTTGGCGCTGATGCCATTGCTGCTCCAGCTGTTTCGCAGTTCGACTTCACGGGTGGTAAAGGCACCAACGCGGGTCCGTTTGCTGGCCTGTTCAGCAACGCCGCGCTGTTCCTGGCAGTAGCCCAGTCCTTGGAAGACACCGGCGTACGTGCCTACAAAGGCGGTGCTCCTTATTTGGCCTCCAACAAAGACGTGCTGACGGCAGCCCTCAACATTCACTCCGTTGAAGCCCGTCACGCTTCCCGTCTGCGCACCATGCGCCGCGGTGGCCCGATGAACGACAACGCTTCGGCTACGGCTGGTGCCGGCACCGGCGCTTCGCCTAAGAGCTGGATTTCCGGCCAGGATGGCGGCGGCGCTTCGCCGGCCCAGACGGCCCCAATCTACGCCGCTGGTTCGGCCCCGGCCTACACGCCGGCTGGCATTACGTTCCCGGCTGAAGACAACGTAACGCAAGGCGCTACCGGTGCTGCTGCTGGCGTAAACCTGCAGACGGCGCTGGCTTCGTTGAGCTTCCCAGCCGCAGCCTTCTCCGAGGCGTTCGACGAGCCGCTGGACGTTCCGACGGTTTCGACCATCGCCCGCACGTTCACCATCACGGGCAGCACCATTTTCTAG
- a CDS encoding ferritin-like domain-containing protein, producing the protein MHTPSSPARMLARRSFFRVAGAGAAVSALVLAGCGKDDPEPPVPGTPTLSLGNFVATATSDPNITVLNYAYLLEQIEAAFYDKVVTTPPADLLPGELAYLTDMRDHELIHREYLKYALGTSAYDNTLATPLVFDFSTFTLTTRTGVWTAARQLEEIGVAAYNGAAKYLTSADHLNALGKIVSVEARHAALAREVLQPGSFADNVGTTGLDDAKTPAQVVALIQPFVPIAISTANLPTT; encoded by the coding sequence ATGCACACTCCTTCTTCTCCGGCGCGGATGCTTGCCCGCCGCTCCTTCTTTCGCGTAGCCGGGGCCGGTGCGGCAGTTTCGGCGCTTGTTCTGGCTGGCTGCGGCAAAGACGACCCCGAGCCGCCAGTGCCCGGCACGCCTACCCTGTCGCTGGGCAATTTCGTGGCCACCGCCACCTCCGACCCTAACATTACGGTGCTCAACTACGCCTATCTGCTCGAGCAGATTGAGGCCGCCTTCTACGACAAGGTAGTAACCACGCCCCCCGCCGACCTGCTGCCGGGCGAGCTGGCCTACCTCACCGACATGCGCGACCATGAGCTGATCCATCGGGAGTACCTGAAGTACGCCCTGGGCACCTCGGCCTACGACAATACGCTGGCCACACCGCTGGTTTTCGACTTTTCCACGTTCACGCTTACCACCCGCACCGGCGTCTGGACGGCGGCGCGGCAGCTGGAGGAAATTGGGGTGGCCGCCTACAACGGCGCTGCCAAATACCTCACCTCAGCCGACCATCTGAACGCGCTGGGCAAGATTGTATCGGTGGAAGCCCGGCACGCAGCGCTGGCCCGGGAAGTGCTGCAGCCCGGCTCCTTCGCCGACAACGTAGGCACCACCGGCCTCGACGACGCCAAAACTCCGGCCCAAGTAGTTGCCCTGATCCAGCCGTTCGTTCCAATAGCTATTTCCACGGCAAACCTGCCGACCACCTAA
- a CDS encoding ferritin-like domain-containing protein, producing the protein MYLLKLLAELATTDTTQLEQSAPRRAALESLGRFSAKTLAAALPLGLAALPAQAGTTTILDSLGLALQLERLQEAFYTQALAAPAGFFPADATIRTSIVTMQRQQQQHITLLTDAIINSGGPVPARPNYDFTGSRNSTQPAFFASVFSNFDDFLRLAQLLEDTGVRAYKGQVESLISNDFILQTALQIHSTEARHAARIRIIRQKRGAVVKPWPSPTDASITVAGKTDIVYSGENALEQSVPSYRPVPFRLLPIGFPGTNILTQGVPEAFDEPLNTAQAGTILGLFTY; encoded by the coding sequence ATGTATCTTCTGAAGCTTCTGGCCGAACTGGCCACCACCGATACCACCCAGCTGGAGCAGTCGGCCCCGCGCCGCGCCGCCCTGGAGAGCCTGGGCCGTTTCAGCGCCAAAACCCTGGCGGCAGCCCTGCCGCTGGGTTTGGCGGCCCTACCGGCGCAGGCCGGCACCACCACCATCCTCGACTCGCTGGGCTTAGCGCTGCAGCTGGAGCGCCTGCAGGAAGCCTTCTACACGCAGGCCCTGGCTGCCCCGGCCGGTTTCTTCCCCGCCGATGCCACCATCCGCACGTCCATCGTGACGATGCAGCGACAGCAGCAGCAGCACATCACGCTGCTCACCGACGCCATCATCAACTCAGGCGGCCCGGTGCCGGCCCGGCCCAACTACGATTTCACGGGTAGCCGCAACAGCACGCAGCCGGCCTTTTTCGCGTCGGTGTTCAGCAACTTCGACGATTTTCTGCGGCTCGCGCAGCTCCTCGAAGACACCGGTGTGCGGGCCTACAAAGGCCAGGTAGAATCCCTGATCAGCAACGACTTTATTCTGCAGACCGCCCTGCAGATACACTCCACCGAAGCCCGCCACGCGGCCCGCATCCGCATCATCCGGCAGAAGCGCGGCGCCGTGGTCAAGCCCTGGCCCAGCCCTACCGACGCGTCTATTACGGTAGCCGGCAAAACGGATATCGTGTACAGCGGCGAGAATGCGCTGGAGCAATCGGTGCCCAGCTACCGGCCGGTGCCGTTCCGGCTGCTACCCATCGGCTTCCCCGGCACCAACATCCTCACGCAGGGTGTGCCCGAGGCGTTTGATGAGCCCCTCAACACGGCCCAGGCTGGCACTATTCTGGGGCTGTTTACCTACTAG
- the queG gene encoding tRNA epoxyqueuosine(34) reductase QueG, translated as MYCGISEAGFLEEEAPRLEDWLNKNMHGQMAYMANHFDKRLDPRLLVDGAKSVISLLLNYYPPEETQQPDDTLKISKYAYGRDYHFVIKDKLKTLLADMQEEIGEIGGRCFVDSAPVMDKAWAKKSGLGWVGKNANLIRPGTGSFFFIAELIVDVPLDYDGPIKDYCGNCTKCVDACPTQAITEPYVVDGSKCISYFTIELKDQIPREVDGKFGNWVFGCDICQDVCPWNRFSKPHQEPQFNPHPGLKDLTRGDWQEITHELFSELFRQSAVKRTGYAGLKRNIRFVTGDE; from the coding sequence ATGTACTGCGGGATTTCCGAGGCCGGGTTTCTGGAGGAGGAGGCGCCGCGCCTCGAAGACTGGCTGAACAAGAACATGCACGGCCAGATGGCCTACATGGCCAACCACTTCGACAAGCGCCTCGACCCGCGTCTGCTCGTGGATGGCGCTAAATCGGTGATTTCGCTGCTGCTCAACTACTACCCGCCCGAGGAAACCCAGCAGCCCGACGACACGCTCAAAATCAGCAAATACGCCTATGGCCGCGACTACCACTTCGTCATCAAAGACAAGCTGAAGACGCTGCTGGCCGATATGCAGGAGGAAATCGGCGAAATCGGGGGACGCTGCTTTGTTGATTCGGCGCCGGTGATGGACAAGGCGTGGGCCAAAAAGAGCGGTCTGGGCTGGGTGGGCAAAAACGCCAATCTGATCCGGCCCGGCACCGGCAGCTTCTTCTTCATTGCCGAGCTGATCGTGGACGTGCCCCTAGACTACGACGGCCCCATCAAGGACTATTGCGGCAACTGCACCAAGTGCGTGGATGCCTGCCCCACCCAGGCCATTACGGAGCCCTACGTCGTGGACGGCAGCAAGTGCATCAGCTACTTCACCATCGAGCTGAAAGACCAGATTCCGCGCGAGGTGGATGGCAAATTCGGCAACTGGGTGTTCGGCTGCGACATCTGCCAGGATGTATGCCCCTGGAACCGGTTCAGCAAGCCCCACCAGGAGCCGCAGTTCAATCCCCACCCCGGCCTGAAGGACCTCACCCGCGGCGACTGGCAGGAAATCACGCACGAGCTGTTTTCGGAGCTGTTCCGGCAGTCAGCGGTGAAGCGCACCGGCTACGCAGGCCTGAAGCGCAACATCCGCTTCGTAACCGGCGACGAGTGA
- the ruvB gene encoding Holliday junction branch migration DNA helicase RuvB: MREPFLTGGDDHMDATEKDIDKALRPLSFDDFAGQDKVVENLKVFVAAARRRGDALDHVLLHGPPGLGKTTLSHIIANELQSGIKMTSGPVLDKPSDLAGLLTNLEPHDVLFIDEIHRLNPVVEEYLYSAMEDYRIDIMLDSGPNARSVQISLSPFTLIGATTRSGMLTSPLRARFGISSRLEYYDSKLLTSIVQRSAEILGTPIYEDAAYEIARRSRGTPRIANNLLRRTRDFAQVKGDGSITMDIAQFALNALDVDARGLDDMDKRILTTIIDKFKGGPVGISTIATACGEEGETIEEVYEPFLIQEGYIKRTSRGREATEAAYLHLGRAMPQHLRGNSGTTGELFS; this comes from the coding sequence ATGCGCGAACCATTTCTAACCGGCGGCGACGACCACATGGACGCCACCGAAAAAGACATTGACAAGGCGCTCCGGCCGCTTTCCTTCGACGATTTTGCGGGCCAGGATAAGGTGGTCGAGAACCTGAAGGTGTTTGTGGCCGCTGCCCGCCGCCGCGGCGACGCCCTCGACCACGTGCTGCTGCACGGCCCTCCCGGCCTCGGCAAAACCACCCTTTCGCACATCATCGCCAACGAGCTGCAGTCGGGCATCAAAATGACCAGCGGCCCGGTGCTTGACAAGCCCTCCGACCTGGCCGGCCTGCTCACCAACCTGGAGCCGCACGACGTGCTGTTCATCGACGAAATCCACCGCCTCAACCCCGTAGTGGAAGAGTACCTGTACTCGGCTATGGAGGACTACCGCATCGACATCATGCTCGATTCGGGCCCGAATGCGCGGTCGGTGCAGATTTCGCTGTCGCCGTTTACGCTGATCGGGGCTACCACCCGCTCGGGCATGCTCACCTCGCCGCTGCGGGCCCGCTTCGGCATCAGCTCCCGCCTCGAATACTACGATTCCAAGCTGCTAACCAGCATTGTGCAGCGCTCGGCCGAAATCCTGGGCACCCCGATTTACGAGGACGCCGCCTACGAAATTGCGCGCCGCTCGCGTGGCACGCCGCGTATCGCCAACAACCTGCTGCGCCGCACCCGCGACTTCGCCCAGGTGAAAGGCGACGGCAGCATCACGATGGACATTGCCCAGTTTGCCCTCAACGCCCTCGACGTGGACGCCCGCGGCCTCGACGACATGGACAAGCGCATCCTGACCACCATCATCGACAAGTTCAAAGGCGGGCCGGTGGGCATCAGCACCATTGCCACGGCTTGCGGCGAGGAAGGCGAAACCATCGAGGAAGTGTACGAGCCGTTCCTGATTCAGGAAGGCTACATCAAGCGCACCAGCCGCGGCCGCGAGGCTACGGAAGCTGCCTACCTGCACCTGGGCCGCGCCATGCCGCAGCACCTGCGCGGCAACTCCGGCACCACCGGCGAGCTGTTCTCGTAG